The following nucleotide sequence is from Triticum dicoccoides isolate Atlit2015 ecotype Zavitan chromosome 7B, WEW_v2.0, whole genome shotgun sequence.
TCATAAAGCACTGAAGACCACatgcagggccggtcctgagattttgggggcccggggcgaaacaaGAACTCGGGGCCTCTTAATATATGTATCAAATTTCTTTTTGTTGAGAATATATGTATCAAATTGTGACCCCAAACTCATAAATTTGAATAATATCTATCCCTAATTGTGTCCCATCAAGCAACTATTAATGGTCATATTTCAACAAAATGAAGAGGCGATATTGATCATCATTTATAAATATTGTTCATTTTATAATCAATCGCTTCATCAAAATAAATATTTCTTAGATTCTCCCCAATCGGCTGGTTATATTTCATCCAAGCATCAAGCGGAAGGATCAAAGGGCACCCCGACACATAAATCTAAATAACTAATATGTATTGCTAAACTGTGTCCAATCAATCAATTGTCAATGGCCatattgcaacaacaaattagtaaTATTGAACGTTTTACTCAAATAAATATTTATCGGTCATCATGGCAAAACGGAGTGCATATGCTATGTGCCATGCCTTTGATTCTCTCTAATCTTCTGGTTATATTTCTTCCAATCTTGAGCGGGAAGGATCAAAGACAATCACCTTGAACCGATTTGCGGTGGCAGTGAACGCGATGCTGATGTGGTTTATCGGGGTTGAGAGCTGGCAAATCTGCAATGGGGTGTCCCCAACAGGGAGCTGTGGCATGTCAGCGTGGGGTTAGGCTTTCGATCGGTGAACACCAGAAAAATGAGGCGGCGGCACACGACTGGAGCGAGGATCAAGCGCCTAACCTAGTAGGGTACGCATAGATTGATTTTTTAGGGGTCGCAGGATCTCATGCATCGATCACGCCGTGATGCGACTTTCACGTGCGTAATGTGTTTCCCTCGATCAGGGCTCTACTACGTACCTGCTTAATTTTGGACGAGGCCCTTCTCCATGATATTACTGGGCTGCACAACACGACCTGGGGGGCCCCTCAGCTTCGGGGGCCCGGGGAGGCCGCCCCCtctgccccccctcagggccgggccTGACCACATGCCCCTACATGTGGACTAAAGGTTGCGGGTTGGGTGGCGCATAGTTGCCCGCTGCCAGCGGCGCCCCAAAGCAAGAGAAACCAGCCGCCAAATTAAAGCCGGCCAAATCTCCCGTCGCCGAGGACGAAGCACCAGGAGGCGGAGCGCTAGGATGGTTTTCGGCGTATGACGATGAGATTAACGAAGACGAATGCTAAGACAATATACAAGTATATTTCCTAAGCTAATTAAATAAAACATCTCGTAAATACTGATTACATTGTGATAATTATCTTAAAAAAATACATTTTTGCAGAAGAGCGCGCAGCACAAGAAAAAAAAAGACACAGCATGTGGAGTGCCTAAAGTTAATTCTAAATCTCCGGTAGGACTCCAACCATGCACGACTTGAAgaaaccagcaaagccacgtcgTTGTTTGCCGAACCAAGGCTTCTGAAGCGCCTCCGCTGCGGTAAGCCGCTTCTCCGGGTTGCTCTCCAGCAGCCCGCTGAGCACCTCGAACCCGGCCGACGACAACTTGCGACTGGGAAACTTTTGCCGAAGGCGGCTGACGCCCCCCTTCCCCGGCAGCTTCGACTTCTGATCTGCCGCTAGCCCCGAGTATCCAGACCACTCCTTGATCCCCTCCGTGCCGACGATGCCAAACACTTTAGCCATGATCTCTATGTCCGACTCGCCGTCGAACATGGAGGCGCCGGTGCCCGAGAGGAGGTCGGCCATTATGCATCCCAGCCCCCACGTGTCCACGCGATCGTCGTACTCGCGCGAGTGCAGCAGGAGCTCCGGCGCGCTGTACGGCGTCAGAATAATCACCTCCGGCTGCTTCTTTCCCCGCTCTTTCGTGGACATCCCGAAACCGCCGATCTTGTAGACTATGCGGTCGTCCTTGACCTCGCCGGCTACATCGGCTTCCACGGCCCCCTTCTTTTTGGGCTTCTGCTTCCTGTCCTCGGTGCCGTCGTCGAGGAGCACGTTCTCCGGCTTGATGTCGAGGTGCAGGACGCCCACGCCGTGCACGGCCTTCACCCCCTCCACGAGCTGCTTCATGATCCGgcgcacctcgtcctcggagaacgGCCGACGACGATGGACCCGGCGCTGCATGTAGCCGCGTAGGTTGAGGCGCCCCACGTAGTCCATCACGATGAAGGAATCGCGTTGGCATGCGGCAACGCAGGTTGCGCGGTGGTGCACGGTCGAGGGGATGCCGCGGCAGGCGCCCAGGCACATGGCCTCCCGCATGACCTCCGGTAGGCCGGAGATAATGAAGCCGTCGTCGCCGCTCCCGctgagccgcttgacggcgacgatCAGGTTGTCCTGGGTGTCCCACGCCTTGAACACTTCGCCGTTGATGCCCGCTCCCAGCTTCTCCAGCCGCTCGTACCGCGCCATGGTGGCAGGCCAGACGGCCTCTTTCTTTCCGGCGGAAGCTGCCATTGCGTCCGTGCCGGTGCACGCAGATTCGATCGCCAGGGAGGCAAGTAACGAGTTTAGGCAGGGAGGTGGAGATACAACGAGTTGACGTATATATATGTACATCCACTTGGGAAAAAGTTGATTTGTCTAGGATACCGACTGCGGGCGGTAGTGGACTCGAACCCACACTCCGACTCGGCCTCAAGACCGATCCATATTGCTgattaatttatttattttgcgaATATATATTGCTGATTAATTTGATCAGCAATTCTCAATTAAGAAAAGCTCTATTTTGCCCACCAATCAGGCCCAACCATAGAGCATCACAAGTTTTTTTCCTTGCGAAATTAGAGCATCACAAGTTCATAAGAGACCTTGGTACAACAGTTTAATTTAATTAACCCTCTTGCAGCAATAGAAGGTAGATACTCCCTCCGTAGTGATGTAAATGATCTTATAATAGTTTGCAGAGGGAGTACTTGCTTAATTGAATTTGTTATTTGTTTTTTTGAAAATAAGGATATACCCTCGACCTCTGCATCTGGTCAATGCATGCAGTCATTTTATTAATGGAAATTTTTTGCTTTTGCCatgggaatggcaattgtgatcattgtcaaaaactaagagtggcaaaagtaaaATGGCAAAACCTAGAGTGGCATAAGAAAAATTGACAAAATcaggagtggcaaaaacaaaaaaaattctttattaattattcacaaagaccttacagAGTAATACGTCAGTAAGTCTGAAGCCACAATCTTGGCAACACCTCTCGCTACTCCTATCCCCATGATGAATgggtgccgaatgtccgagccAAATAGCAAACCGACttcgcaccaaagcctaacatctgaAGCCGGATGCCCCAGCCAAGCCACATTGTCGGGACTGGGTCACACATCGGTCTGGCACACCcttagaggccgccgccgccgccgtcttccacCGATCCATCTCGAGAGCAGGTACTGATGCAACCTTGCCaggcctgccgtcgacgccaccacggcgccaaaCAACGCCACCATCCTGCACGTATCCATCCACACACGCCCGTTGCCGAAACTCCGCAGCACCATTCCTACCGAGATCCGCCATCGGCCTTGCGGTAGATGTAACACCGCTCCTCCTCGTGTCCCCTCCagccagcacttgctccaaaacgatccCCCCAGTAGGGAGAACGACACTGAAGACGCTGTCATCGTCCCATCCGGtaaacccagatctagggtttccccggaACATTCCGATTGAGTTGACAtgacctgcaacgacgatgcctcgagAAGGAAACGATGTCAGAGACGGCGTCATCGTCCGCCAAGACCGCAGTTAGGCGCGATTTTCACCGGAAGCCGCGTCGTCCTGATCTCGTGGCTGGCTAGAACCGTGCGGAGTCTCGCCATGAAGACGTATGCCACTGCTAGTACTCCGGTAGAGATCCTCCATCCCATCACCGGTCCCTCCACGCACCGCCAGCCGGCCAAGACCACGCCGCGGCAGATCTGGACGGGACGCCAGATCCACGGCTGCCGCGACCCATCTTCAGGCAGAGCCGTCCACCGCGTCATCCATGGAGTGCT
It contains:
- the LOC119339494 gene encoding putative cyclin-dependent kinase F-2, giving the protein MAASAGKKEAVWPATMARYERLEKLGAGINGEVFKAWDTQDNLIVAVKRLSGSGDDGFIISGLPEVMREAMCLGACRGIPSTVHHRATCVAACQRDSFIVMDYVGRLNLRGYMQRRVHRRRPFSEDEVRRIMKQLVEGVKAVHGVGVLHLDIKPENVLLDDGTEDRKQKPKKKGAVEADVAGEVKDDRIVYKIGGFGMSTKERGKKQPEVIILTPYSAPELLLHSREYDDRVDTWGLGCIMADLLSGTGASMFDGESDIEIMAKVFGIVGTEGIKEWSGYSGLAADQKSKLPGKGGVSRLRQKFPSRKLSSAGFEVLSGLLESNPEKRLTAAEALQKPWFGKQRRGFAGFFKSCMVGVLPEI